A single window of Girardinichthys multiradiatus isolate DD_20200921_A chromosome 15, DD_fGirMul_XY1, whole genome shotgun sequence DNA harbors:
- the LOC124881892 gene encoding disheveled-associated activator of morphogenesis 1-like isoform X1, translating to MAPRKRGGGGSRGGLSFVFCCFNSNDHPEITYKLRDDFALQSMEPALPMPGYDELDNMFSELVDELDLTEKHREAMFALPAEKKWQIYCSKKKEQEENKSATSWPEYYIDQLNSMAARKTLLALEKEDEEERNKTIESLKTALRTQPMRFVTRFIDLDGLTCILNFLKSMDYDTTESQIHTSLIGCIKALMNNSQGRANVLAHSESINIIAQSLATENIKTKVAVLEIMGAVCLVPGGHKKILEAMLHYQRFACERTRFQTLINELDRSTGRYRDEVNLKTAIMCFINAVLSQGAGETSLEFRIHLRYEFLMLGIQPVIDKLRSHENATLDRHLDYFEMLRNEDERALSKRFESVHIDTKSATQVFDLIRKKMNLTDAYPHFMSVLHHCLLMPHKRSGNTVQYWLLLDRIVQQMVLQNDKGHDPDIAPLENFNVKNVVRMLVNENEVKQWKEQAEKMRKEHHELQQRFEKKERECDAKAQEKEEMMQTLNKMKEKLEKESNEHKNVKQQVAELTVQLHELSTRQAAAVVPGGPPLPPGPPGSPLPPPLMPASAGMCPPPPPGGAMPPPPPPPPGGPPPPPGRAPIGGIPPPPGAPLGTSLKTKNIPQPSNALKSFNWSKLAENKLEGTVWMDVDDTRVFKILDLNDIEKTFSAYQRQQDFLMINNSKQKEAEDDTLGSKKVKELSVIDGRRAQNCNILLSRLKLSNEEIKRAILTMDEHEDLPKDMLEQLLKFVPEKSDVDLLEEHKHDLDRMAKPDRFLYEMSRINHYQQRLQALYFKKKFAERIAEIKPKVEALSKASKEILHSRNLKQLLEVVLAFGNYMNKGQRGNAYGFKVSSLNKIADTKSSIDKNITLLHYLITILEKKYPKVLKFQDDLQSVSEAAKVNMTELEKDIGNLRSGLKSVESELDFQKKRPQELGDKFVSVVSQFIAVASFSFSEVEDSLTEAKELFLRAVKHFGEDASKMQPDEFFGIFDQFLQSFTEAQQENENIRKRKEEEERRAKMEAQLKEQREKERRARKAKANGEDDGGEFDDLVSALRSGEVFDKDLSKMKRNRKRITSQNTESSRERPVTKLNI from the exons gaacaagaagaaaacaaaagtgcaaCTAGTTGGCCAGAATATTATATTGATCAGCTCAATTCAATGGCAGCT AGAAAGACCCTTCTCGCTCTGGAGAAGGAAGATGaggaagaaagaaacaaaaccatAGAGAGCCTGAAGACGGCTCTGAGGACACAACCTATGAG gtttGTGACCCGTTTCATCGACCTGGATGGCCTGACATGCATCCTGAACTTCCTGAAGAGCATGGACTACGACACCACCGAATCGCAGATCCACACGTCTCTTATCGGCTGTATCAAGGCTCTGATGAACAACTCGCAGGGCCGCGCCAACGTCCTTGCACACTCCGAGAGTATCAATATCATCGCTCAGAGCCTGGCCACAGAAAACATTAAGACTAAGGTGGCAGTGCTGGAAATAATGGGTGCTGTGTGCCTGGTGCCTGGTGGGCACAAAAAGATCCTGGAGGCTATGCTGCACTACCAACGCTTCGCCTGTGAGAGAACTCGCTTCCAG ACACTTATAAATGAGCTGGACCGTAGCACGGGGAGGTACCGAGATGAGGTCAACCTGAAAACTGCCATCATGTGCTTTATTAACGCTGTGCTGAGTCAAGGAGCCGGAGAG ACTAGTCTGGAATTCCGTATCCATCTCCGATATGAATTTCTTATGTTGGGAATTCAACCTGTCATCGATAAGCTGCGATCACATGAAAACGCCACATTAGACAG GCATTTAGACTACTTTGAGATGCTGCGGAACGAGGATGAGCGGGCTTTGTCGAAACGGTTTGAGTCG GTACATATAGACACCAAAAGTGCCACACAGGTTTTCGATCTCATCCGCAAGAAGATGAACCTCACCGATGCATACCCGCACTTTATGTCAGTGCTGCATCACTGTCTGCTAATGCCAC ACAAGAGAAGTGGAAACACGGTACAGTACTGGCTTCTATTGGACCGGATCGTTCAGCAGATGGTCCTACAGAATGACAAAGGTCACGACCCAGACATCGCACCCTTGGAGAACTTTAACGTAAAGAATGTTGTCAGGAT GCTGGTTAATGAAAACGAGGTCAAACAGTGGAAAGAGCAGGCAGAGAAAATGAGGAAAG AGCACCACGAGCTGCAGCAAAGGTTTGAGAAGAAAGAACGCGAATGTGACGCAAAGGCGCAGGAGAAAGAGGAAATGATGCAGACGCTCAACAAGATGAAGGAGAAGTTGGAAAAGGAGAGCAACGAACACAAGAATGTCAAACAGCAAGTGGCTGAACTTACAGTGCAACTGCACGAGCTCAGCACC AGACAGGCAGCAGCTGTCGTTCCTGGAGGTCCTCCTCTGCCCCCCGGTCCCCCTGGCAGCCCTCTGCCTCCTCCATTGATGCCAGCATCTGCAGGCATgtgccctcctcctcctcctggtggTGCGATGCCTCCTCCGCCGCCCCCTCCCCCGGGTGGTCCTCCACCTCCCCCTGGACGCGCACCCATTGGAGGCATCCCTCCACCACCAGGAGCCCCCCTGGGAACATCTTTGAAGACGAAGAACATTCCTCAGCCATCCAATGCGCTCAAGTCTTTCAACTGGTCCAAGCTGGCTGAG AATAAGCTGGAGGGCACAGTTTGGATGGATGTGGACGataccagagtctttaaaatcCTGGATTTGAATGACATAGAAAAGACCTTCTCAGCCTATCAGAGACAGCAG GACTTCTTAATGATCAATAACAGCAAACAG AAAGAAGCAGAAGACGACACCTTGGGGTCTAAGAAGGTCAAGGAGCTGTCGGTCATTGATGGTCGTCGGGCTCAAAACTGCAACATTCTGCTCTCACG ACTGAAGCTCTCAAATGAGGAGATTAAAAGAGCCATTCTTACCATGGATGAGCACGAGGACCTTCCTAAAGACATGCTGGAGCAG CTGCTGAAGTTTGTTCCTGAGAAGAGCGATGTGGATCTCCTCGAGGAGCACAAGCATGACCTGGATCGAATGGCCAAACCTGACCGCTTCCTCTATGAGATGAGCAG AATAAACCACTACCAGCAGAGGCTTCAGGCTTTATACTTCAAGAAGAAGTTTGCTGAGAGGATAGCTGAGATCAAACCCAAAGTTGAAG ctCTTTCCAAGGCTTCTAAGGAGATATTACACAGCAGAAACCTAAAGCAGCTGTTGGAGGTGGTGCTCGCTTTTGGAAACTACATGAACAAGGGTCAGAGGGGTAATGCTTATGGGTTCAAAGTGTCTTCACTCAACAAGATTGCCGATACCAAATCCAGTATTGACAA AAACATCACGCTGCTGCACTACCTGATCACCATCCTAGAGAAGAAATATCCCAAAGTCTTAAAGTTCCAGGATGACCTCCAGAGTGTCTCAGAGGCAGCTAAAGTCAA CATGACAGAGCTAGAAAAAGATATTGGCAACCTGCGCAGTGGCTTAAAAAGTGTTGAGAGT GAGCTGGACTTTCAGAAGAAACGTCCGCAGGAACTAGGTGACAAGTTCGTGTCTGTGGTGAGCCAGTTCATTGCCGTGGCCAGCTTCAGCTTCTCTGAGGTGGAGGACTCTCTCACAGAAGCCAAAGAACTG TTCCTGAGGGCAGTGAAGCACTTTGGGGAGGATGCCAGCAAGATGCAGCCAGATGAGTTCTTTGGCATCTTTGACCAGTTCCTGCAGTCCTTCACTGAGGCTCAGCAGGAAAACGAGAACATCAGAAAACGCAAGGAAGAGGAGGAGCGCAGGGCTAAAATGGAAGCTCAG CTGAAAGAACAGAGGGAGAAAGAGCGCAGGGCCCGGAAAGCAAAAGCAAACGGAGAGGACGACGGCGGCGAATTTGATGACCTGGTGTCTGCACTGCGATCGGGCGAGGTCTTCGACAAGGACCTGTCTAAGATGAAACGCAACCGCAAGCGGATCACCTCACAGAACACGGAATCGAGCAGGGAGCGGCCGGTCACGAAACTCAACATCTAA
- the LOC124882198 gene encoding potassium voltage-gated channel subfamily H member 5-like yields MHGGKRGLVAPQNTFLENIVRRSSETSFLLGNAQILDWPVVYSNDGFCKLSGYHRAEVMHKSSTCNFMYGDLTDKKTIDKIRQTFDNHESNFHEVLLYTKNRTPIWLYMQIAPIRNENDKVVLFLCTFRDITLFKQPIEDDLARGWTKFARLTRALTNNRNLVQQLAPLNKPEVNHKPSRLVEALQLGSDILPQYKQEAPKTPPHIILHYCTFKTTWDWVILILTFYTAIMVPYNVSFRTKHNNLAWLVVDSVVDIIFLIDIVLNFHTTFVGPAGEVISDARLIRMNYLKTWFVIDLLSCLPYDIINAFENVDEDVTPHASPASHLRDFSNFHRNSTRTEDSVLPGLSSLFSSLKVIRLLRLGRVARKLDHYLEYGAAVLVLLVCVFGLVAHWLACIWYSIGDYEVIDETTNSIKTDSWLYQLALSIGKPYRYNASGTGRWEGGPGKDTLYVSSLYFTMTSLTTIGFGNIAPTTDGEKVFSVAMMMVGSLLYATIFGNVTTIFQQMYTNTNRYHEMLNNVRDFLKLYQVPKGLSERVMDFIVSTWAMSKGIDTDKVLSICPKDMRADICVHLNRQVFNDHPAFRLASDGCLRSLAVEFQTTHCAPGDLIFHIGESVDTLCFVVSGSLEVIQDDEVIAILGKGDVFGDVFWKETTPARACANVRALTYCDLHVIRREALMRVLDFYTAFANSFSRNLILTCNLRKRVIFRKIADVKREQERQRSEVALSIPEDHPVRKLFQRFRQQRDSQTPGETQAYSDQNCVQMEPQHHHRTDSIYCNQQQEQSTKPCTEAGSASRRRSTAATHQECNDSRKSEQGCTQVTMESRPIQRSLKPGTGGASSRGGRGWSRFKSAVSTEPAPSANEQEKDIQKASQTSEEHAASKKNQESEEKGSTEGGNTAGDRREETSVMHKTDSCDSGITKSDLRIDRDLDSRSSFERSPMEKSPLDRSPFEHSLGVYTEVSLRHSFLQPVSEQSLLQTTLQEAKLELKGDIRKLSSRLSLLESQVSEVLRLLSSKRRLSLPPTSSKAKIKSHDMAMASRVVAPKAEEESL; encoded by the exons AAACCAGTTTTCTTTTGGGGAATGCACAAATCCTAGATTGGCCGGTTGTATATAGCAACGATGGATTCTGCAAGCTGTCCGGCTACCACAGAGCTGAGGTCATGCACAAGAGCAGCACATGCAA CTTCATGTATGGTGACCTGACCGACAAAAAGACTATagacaaaatcagacaaacctTTGACAACCATGAGTCTAATTTCCATGAGGTGCTGCTATATACAAAGAATA GAACACCAATATGGCTTTACATGCAGATAGCCCCAATCAGGAATGAAAACGACAAGGTGGTGCTTTTCCTCTGCACCTTCAGAGACATTACACTTTTTAAACAACCTATAGAAGATGATTTAGCCAGAG GATGGACCAAATTCGCCAGGCTCACAAGGGCACTTACCAACAATCGTAACCTGGTGCAGCAGTTAGCTCCTCTGAACAAGCCTGAGGTCAACCACAAGCCTTCCCGACTGGTTGAG GCTCTGCAGCTTGGATCGGATATCCTCCCTCAGTATAAACAAGAGGCCCCCAAGACCCCTCCGCACATCATCCTCCACTACTGCACCTTCAAGACCACATGGGACTGGGTCATCCTCATCCTGACTTTCTACACTGCTATCATGGTTCCCTACAATGTTTCCTTCAGGACCAAGCACAACAACCTGGCCTGGCTGGTGGTGGACAGCGTGGTCGACATCATCTTCCTGATCGACATTGTGCTCAATTTCCACACAACCTTCGTGGGTCCGGCTGGAGAAGTCATCTCAGACGCAAGGCTGATTCGGATGAATTACCTGAAGACATGGTTCGTCATTGACCTGCTGTCCTGCCTCCCCTATGACATCATCAATGCCTTTGAAAATGTAGACGAG GATGTCACCCCACATGCCTCCCCAGCAAGTCATCTCCGTGACTTTTCAAATTTCCACAGGAACTCCACTCGGACAGAGGACTCCGTTCTTCCC GGTCTCAGCAGCCTCTTCAGCTCCCTGAAAGTGATCCGTCTGCTACGTTTGGGCCGAGTGGCCCGGAAGCTGGACCACTACCTGGAGTACGGTGCCGCCGTCCTGGTCCTCTTGGTGTGTGTCTTTGGCCTGGTGGCCCACTGGCTCGCCTGCATCTGGTACAGCATCGGGGATTACGAGGTCATCGACGAGACCACCAACAGCATCAAGACGGACAGCTGGCTCTACCAGCTGGCCCTGAGCATCGGAAAGCCTTACCGGTATAACGCCAGTGGGACAGGCCGGTGGGAAGGTGGCCCCGGCAAAGACACCCTGTACGTTTCTTCCCTCTATTTCACCATGACAAGTCTCACCACCATTGGATTTGGCAACATTGCTCCAACAACAGATGGAGAAAAGGTTTTCTCCGTGGCTATGATGATGGTGGGCT CGCTGCTGTATGCGACCATCTTTGGAAACGTGACCACCATCTTCCAACAGATGTACACCAACACAAACCGATACCATGAGATGCTCAACAATGTGCGGGACTTCCTCAAGCTTTATCAGGTTCCCAAAGGTCTGAGCGAGCGGGTCATGGACTTCATCGTCTCCACCTGGGCTATGTCTAAAGGCATCGACACAGACAAG GTTCTTTCCATCTGTCCTAAAGACATGCGTGCAGACATCTGCGTGCACCTCAACAGGCAGGTGTTCAATGACCATCCAGCGTTTCGTCTGGCGAGCGACGGCTGCTTACGCTCCCTCGCTGTCGAGTTTCAGACCACGCACTGCGCGCCTGGAGACCTCATCTTCCACATCGGAGAAAGCGTTGATACCCTCTGCTTTGTTGTCTCCGGCTCACTTGAAGTCATCCAAGATGATGAGGTCATCGCAATACTTG GTAAAGGGGATGTGTTCGGAGATGTCTTCTGGAAGGAGACCACGCCAGCTCGAGCCTGCGCCAACGTGCGAGCGCTGACCTACTGTGACCTGCACGTCATCAGGAGAGAAGCTCTGATGAGGGTGCTGGACTTTTACACCGCATTCGCCAACTCCTTCTCCCGCAACCTCATCCTGACCTGTAATCTACGGAAACGG GTAATCTTCAGAAAGATTGCCGATGTGAAGCGAGAGCAGGAGCGGCAGAGAAGTGAGGTGGCTCTCTCCATTCCTGAAGATCACCCTGTTCGTAAGTTGTTCCAGAGGTTCAGGCAGCAGAGGGACTCTCAAACGCCGGGAGAGACACAGGCTTATTCGGACCAAAACTGTGTTCAGATGGAGCCACAGCATCACCACCGCACTGACTCAATCTATTGCAATCAACAGCAGGAGCAGAGCACAAAACCCTGCACGGAAGCAGGGAGTgcaagcagaagaagaagcacGGCTGCTACACATCAAGAGTGCAATGACTCTAGAAAGTCAGAGCAGGGATGCACTCAAGTAACCATGGAGTCGAGGCCTATTCAGAGGAGCCTAAAACCAGGTACAGGTGGAGCCAGTAGCAGAGGGGGACGAGGGTGGTCGAGATTTAAGAGCGCTGTATCTACTGAACCAGCTCCTTCTGCCAATGAGCAGGAAAAGGACATACAGAAAGCATCTCAGACCTCAGAAGAGCATGCAGCTTCCAAAAAGAACCAGGAATCAGAGGAGAAGGGGAGCACAGAGGGTGGCAACACAGCAGGAGACAGAAGAGAGGAAACAAGTGTCATGCACAAGACCGACTCCTGCGACAGTGGCATCACAAAGAGTGACCTCCGGATCGACCGAGATCTAGACTCCAGGAGCTCCTTTGAACGGAGCCCGATGGAAAAGAGTCCTCTGGACAGAAGTCCCTTTGAGCACAGCCTGGGGGTTTACACAGAGGTATCCCTGAGGCATTCCTTCCTCCAGCCGGTGTCTGAACAATCCCTCCTCCAGACGACCCTGCAGGAGGCCAAGCTGGAGCTGAAAGGGGACATTAGGAAACTGAGTAGCCGGCTGTCACTCCTCGAGTCACAGGTGAGCGAGGTCCTCAGGTTGCTGTCATCCAAAAGAAGACTCTCGTTGCCTCCAACTTCTTCAAAGGCAAAGATTAAAAGTCACGACATGGCCATGGCCTCAAGAGTCGTAGCACCCAAAGCAGAAGAGGAATCTTTGTGA
- the LOC124881892 gene encoding disheveled-associated activator of morphogenesis 1-like isoform X2: MAPRKRGGGGSRGGLSFVFCCFNSNDHPEITYKLRDDFALQSMEPALPMPGYDELDNMFSELVDELDLTEKHREAMFALPAEKKWQIYCSKKKEQEENKSATSWPEYYIDQLNSMAARKTLLALEKEDEEERNKTIESLKTALRTQPMRFVTRFIDLDGLTCILNFLKSMDYDTTESQIHTSLIGCIKALMNNSQGRANVLAHSESINIIAQSLATENIKTKVAVLEIMGAVCLVPGGHKKILEAMLHYQRFACERTRFQTLINELDRSTGRYRDEVNLKTAIMCFINAVLSQGAGETSLEFRIHLRYEFLMLGIQPVIDKLRSHENATLDRHLDYFEMLRNEDERALSKRFESVHIDTKSATQVFDLIRKKMNLTDAYPHFMSVLHHCLLMPHKRSGNTVQYWLLLDRIVQQMVLQNDKGHDPDIAPLENFNVKNVVRMLVNENEVKQWKEQAEKMRKEHHELQQRFEKKERECDAKAQEKEEMMQTLNKMKEKLEKESNEHKNVKQQVAELTVQLHELSTRQAAAVVPGGPPLPPGPPGSPLPPPLMPASAGMCPPPPPGGAMPPPPPPPPGGPPPPPGRAPIGGIPPPPGAPLGTSLKTKNIPQPSNALKSFNWSKLAENKLEGTVWMDVDDTRVFKILDLNDIEKTFSAYQRQQKEAEDDTLGSKKVKELSVIDGRRAQNCNILLSRLKLSNEEIKRAILTMDEHEDLPKDMLEQLLKFVPEKSDVDLLEEHKHDLDRMAKPDRFLYEMSRINHYQQRLQALYFKKKFAERIAEIKPKVEALSKASKEILHSRNLKQLLEVVLAFGNYMNKGQRGNAYGFKVSSLNKIADTKSSIDKNITLLHYLITILEKKYPKVLKFQDDLQSVSEAAKVNMTELEKDIGNLRSGLKSVESELDFQKKRPQELGDKFVSVVSQFIAVASFSFSEVEDSLTEAKELFLRAVKHFGEDASKMQPDEFFGIFDQFLQSFTEAQQENENIRKRKEEEERRAKMEAQLKEQREKERRARKAKANGEDDGGEFDDLVSALRSGEVFDKDLSKMKRNRKRITSQNTESSRERPVTKLNI; this comes from the exons gaacaagaagaaaacaaaagtgcaaCTAGTTGGCCAGAATATTATATTGATCAGCTCAATTCAATGGCAGCT AGAAAGACCCTTCTCGCTCTGGAGAAGGAAGATGaggaagaaagaaacaaaaccatAGAGAGCCTGAAGACGGCTCTGAGGACACAACCTATGAG gtttGTGACCCGTTTCATCGACCTGGATGGCCTGACATGCATCCTGAACTTCCTGAAGAGCATGGACTACGACACCACCGAATCGCAGATCCACACGTCTCTTATCGGCTGTATCAAGGCTCTGATGAACAACTCGCAGGGCCGCGCCAACGTCCTTGCACACTCCGAGAGTATCAATATCATCGCTCAGAGCCTGGCCACAGAAAACATTAAGACTAAGGTGGCAGTGCTGGAAATAATGGGTGCTGTGTGCCTGGTGCCTGGTGGGCACAAAAAGATCCTGGAGGCTATGCTGCACTACCAACGCTTCGCCTGTGAGAGAACTCGCTTCCAG ACACTTATAAATGAGCTGGACCGTAGCACGGGGAGGTACCGAGATGAGGTCAACCTGAAAACTGCCATCATGTGCTTTATTAACGCTGTGCTGAGTCAAGGAGCCGGAGAG ACTAGTCTGGAATTCCGTATCCATCTCCGATATGAATTTCTTATGTTGGGAATTCAACCTGTCATCGATAAGCTGCGATCACATGAAAACGCCACATTAGACAG GCATTTAGACTACTTTGAGATGCTGCGGAACGAGGATGAGCGGGCTTTGTCGAAACGGTTTGAGTCG GTACATATAGACACCAAAAGTGCCACACAGGTTTTCGATCTCATCCGCAAGAAGATGAACCTCACCGATGCATACCCGCACTTTATGTCAGTGCTGCATCACTGTCTGCTAATGCCAC ACAAGAGAAGTGGAAACACGGTACAGTACTGGCTTCTATTGGACCGGATCGTTCAGCAGATGGTCCTACAGAATGACAAAGGTCACGACCCAGACATCGCACCCTTGGAGAACTTTAACGTAAAGAATGTTGTCAGGAT GCTGGTTAATGAAAACGAGGTCAAACAGTGGAAAGAGCAGGCAGAGAAAATGAGGAAAG AGCACCACGAGCTGCAGCAAAGGTTTGAGAAGAAAGAACGCGAATGTGACGCAAAGGCGCAGGAGAAAGAGGAAATGATGCAGACGCTCAACAAGATGAAGGAGAAGTTGGAAAAGGAGAGCAACGAACACAAGAATGTCAAACAGCAAGTGGCTGAACTTACAGTGCAACTGCACGAGCTCAGCACC AGACAGGCAGCAGCTGTCGTTCCTGGAGGTCCTCCTCTGCCCCCCGGTCCCCCTGGCAGCCCTCTGCCTCCTCCATTGATGCCAGCATCTGCAGGCATgtgccctcctcctcctcctggtggTGCGATGCCTCCTCCGCCGCCCCCTCCCCCGGGTGGTCCTCCACCTCCCCCTGGACGCGCACCCATTGGAGGCATCCCTCCACCACCAGGAGCCCCCCTGGGAACATCTTTGAAGACGAAGAACATTCCTCAGCCATCCAATGCGCTCAAGTCTTTCAACTGGTCCAAGCTGGCTGAG AATAAGCTGGAGGGCACAGTTTGGATGGATGTGGACGataccagagtctttaaaatcCTGGATTTGAATGACATAGAAAAGACCTTCTCAGCCTATCAGAGACAGCAG AAAGAAGCAGAAGACGACACCTTGGGGTCTAAGAAGGTCAAGGAGCTGTCGGTCATTGATGGTCGTCGGGCTCAAAACTGCAACATTCTGCTCTCACG ACTGAAGCTCTCAAATGAGGAGATTAAAAGAGCCATTCTTACCATGGATGAGCACGAGGACCTTCCTAAAGACATGCTGGAGCAG CTGCTGAAGTTTGTTCCTGAGAAGAGCGATGTGGATCTCCTCGAGGAGCACAAGCATGACCTGGATCGAATGGCCAAACCTGACCGCTTCCTCTATGAGATGAGCAG AATAAACCACTACCAGCAGAGGCTTCAGGCTTTATACTTCAAGAAGAAGTTTGCTGAGAGGATAGCTGAGATCAAACCCAAAGTTGAAG ctCTTTCCAAGGCTTCTAAGGAGATATTACACAGCAGAAACCTAAAGCAGCTGTTGGAGGTGGTGCTCGCTTTTGGAAACTACATGAACAAGGGTCAGAGGGGTAATGCTTATGGGTTCAAAGTGTCTTCACTCAACAAGATTGCCGATACCAAATCCAGTATTGACAA AAACATCACGCTGCTGCACTACCTGATCACCATCCTAGAGAAGAAATATCCCAAAGTCTTAAAGTTCCAGGATGACCTCCAGAGTGTCTCAGAGGCAGCTAAAGTCAA CATGACAGAGCTAGAAAAAGATATTGGCAACCTGCGCAGTGGCTTAAAAAGTGTTGAGAGT GAGCTGGACTTTCAGAAGAAACGTCCGCAGGAACTAGGTGACAAGTTCGTGTCTGTGGTGAGCCAGTTCATTGCCGTGGCCAGCTTCAGCTTCTCTGAGGTGGAGGACTCTCTCACAGAAGCCAAAGAACTG TTCCTGAGGGCAGTGAAGCACTTTGGGGAGGATGCCAGCAAGATGCAGCCAGATGAGTTCTTTGGCATCTTTGACCAGTTCCTGCAGTCCTTCACTGAGGCTCAGCAGGAAAACGAGAACATCAGAAAACGCAAGGAAGAGGAGGAGCGCAGGGCTAAAATGGAAGCTCAG CTGAAAGAACAGAGGGAGAAAGAGCGCAGGGCCCGGAAAGCAAAAGCAAACGGAGAGGACGACGGCGGCGAATTTGATGACCTGGTGTCTGCACTGCGATCGGGCGAGGTCTTCGACAAGGACCTGTCTAAGATGAAACGCAACCGCAAGCGGATCACCTCACAGAACACGGAATCGAGCAGGGAGCGGCCGGTCACGAAACTCAACATCTAA
- the LOC124881893 gene encoding trans-L-3-hydroxyproline dehydratase, whose protein sequence is MELQLPPHEGIKLSVVDMHTGGEPLRIIVAGYPEVMGDCVLSKRRYAREHLDHLRRVLMHEPRGHYDMYGALIVDSEMPEADLGVLFMHNEGYSTMCGHAVIALGRFAVDYKLVKEPRSPETQVNIHCPCGLVKAFVEYSAGKTGAVRFLSVPAFAFATDVTVTVEGFGEVTVDISYGGAFYAFVDAQRFGLDVKQSKTRDLVDAATAVTKAVKSQVKLHHPVSDDLAFLYGTILTDGRDEFSPEPTANICVFAEAQVDRSPTGSGVTARVALQHHKGLIQLNQTRTFQSGATGSQFTGKAVEETRCGDFRAVVVEVAGRAFYTGVSRFVQEPEDQLAHGFLLK, encoded by the exons ATGGAGCTGCAGCTTCCTCCTCATGAGGGAATCAAGCTCTCTGTGGTCGACATGCACACAGGAGGAGAACCTCTCCGCATCATCGTCGCTGGCTACCCAGAGGTCATGGGTGACTGTGTGCTCTCCAAGCGCAGGTATGCCCGGGAGCACCTGGACCACCTCAGGAGGGTGCTGATGCACGAGCCCCGGGGTCACTACGACATGTACGGAGCCCTGATTGTGGACAGCGAGATGCCCGAGGCCGACCTGGGTGTGCTGTTTATGCACAATGAGGGCTACAGCACAATGTGCGGGCATGCCGTCATCGCCCTGGGACGCTTTGCCGTGGACTACAAGCTGGTAAAGGAGCCGCGGTCACCGGAGACGCAGGTGAACATCCACTGCCCCTGTGGGCTAGTGAAGGCTTTTGTGGAGTACTCTGCTGGTAAAACAGGAGCAGTGAGGTTTCTGAGTGTGCCAGCGTTTGCCTTTGCAACAG ATGTGACGGTAACGGTGGAGGGGTTTGGTGAGGTGACGGTGGACATCAGCTATGGGGGAGCTTTTTACGCCTTTGTTGATGCACAGAGGTTTGGTCTGGATGTGAAGCAGTCCAAGACTCGGGATCTTGTAGACGCAGCAACGGCGGTGACCAAGGCCGTTAAATCCCAG GTGAAGCTGCACcatccagtcagtgatgatctggctTTCCTTTATGGCACCATCCTCACAGATGGCAGAGATGAGTTCTCACCTGAGCCCACTGCCAACATCTGTGTGTTCGCTGAAGCTCAG GTGGACCGAAGTCCCACCGGATCAGGTGTTACAGCTCGAGTTGCTCTTCAACATCACAAAGGTCTCATCCAGCTGAACCAGACCAGGACGTTTCAGAGCGGAGCCACCGGATCCCAGTTTACGGGCAAAGCTGTGGAG GAGACCAGGTGCGGAGACTTCAGGGCGGTTGTGGTGGAAGTAGCTGGCCGAGCTTTTTACACTGGGGTTTCACGCTTCGTCCAGGAGCCTGAAGACCAGCTGGCCCATGGGTTTCTGTTGAAGTGA